In the genome of Chroococcidiopsis sp. TS-821, the window ACAGCAGCAAGTCAAGGTAAACGCTTTTTATTCCGTAGCGCCGCGAGTTTACTCACAGCTTTAGCGCAGTTACCACCGCAACCCGTACCGCCAGAGGAAATGTCGCAATACGTACGCGAGGGTAAACTAGGTGTCGTACTGGTTGGTTCGCACGTCAAAAAGACAACCGAACAATTAGAAAACCTCTTGCAAGAACCCGACGTCGTAGGAATCGAAGTCGATGTCGCGCAGTTGTTAGACGACTCGCTAGAACAACCGCATCAGTTACTTACAACAACACTAGAAAAAGTCTACGCGGCGCGCGAAAATGGTAAAACTCCCGTAGTCTATACAAGCCGCCAAGAACTCGTTTTTGCCGATGTTCAGACACGATTGCAGTTTGGTATATCTGTCTCTTCGCTACTAATGGACATTGTGCGCGGCTTACCTCGCGATATTGGGTTTTTAATTAGCAAAGGAGGTATAACCTCGAACGATGTCTTGAGTACAGGTTTAGCTTTAACAACGGCACGTCTTTTAGGTCAAATTTTAGCGGGATGTTCGATCGTACGTACTCCATCCGATCACCCGCAGTTTCCCAACTTACCCGTCGTGTTGTTTCCTGGTAACGTTGGTGATGCCAATGCCTTAACAACAATTTACCGAAGACTCAAAAACTAACAAAGCGATGAAACTACTTTAACTCTGACCCCTACTTCATACGTCAAGCTTAGTATCATCGACACTCGACAAATACGCTTTGCGATCGCTGGGCGCTTTACCTCGCCATTGATCCAATACATCTTTTACCAAAACTTCTTTGAGCCAAATTTGCGTCACAATCAACAGCGGAATTGCCAGAAATAAACCTAAAAAACCAAAAAAACCGGCAAAAACTACCACTGCTAAAATTGTAAACACTGGCAGTAGCGAAACTTCTTGCTGCATAATCAGCGGCACGAGAATCAAACTTTCAACCTGTTGAATAACAACATACAAGCCAATCACAGCAACTGCTTTCCAAGGCGCATCGAGTAAGGCAAGTAAAGCTGGTGGAAAGACGCTCAGAGTAGGTCCAATATTAGGAATAAATTCAAGTATGCCTGCTAAAGCCGCATTGACGAGTGGCAGCGGTACTCTAAGCACTGATAATCCCACAAAGCTGAATAAAGCTACAAAGCACATTGTAATTAAAGTCCCTCTGATCCAGCCTATGAGTGCAGCTTCACACTCGCGCAGAATTTGATCGACGCGCCGCCGATAAAACGCTGGAAAAGTCAAAATCAAAATGCGGCGATACGGTGCAGGATCGGCAAGCAACATGATCGTGACAACGAAAAACAGCAAAAAGCTTAAAATAGCCGTCAGTGAAATGTTGACTAAGAGCAAAACATTGCCGAGGATTTGAGCTAGTAAGGTTTGCAGTTGTCCTGCAAGGTTATTAAGTAAATTGACTTCCTCGAACACTTGCCCAGGAACGACAGTTTGCAGCCAGTTGTACCATATTCTGATTCGGTCAGAGATTGCTGGTACGAGTGCTACGAGTTCTTTTAATTGGTCAATGATCCTTGGCACGATCACCGCAAAAAAGCCAGCAATCAAAGCCAACAAGACCGTCATGGTCATGGCAATAGCTATACCTCGATTGATGCGATAGCGCTGGATACTGCGCACAACGCGATTTAAAACTGTTGCGAGAACAACAGAAGCAAATATCAGCAAAACGACTTGCCGAATTTGCCATAGAATATAAAGCGCGATCGCGAAGATGAGTAAACCAAGCCATTGCCCGAACTTCACAGTATTGCCTCCATTCTTGGCTACACAGGATTGTGCTTTCAGAGGGATCAGAGGGTATGGGAATTTACTTTGATACGGATTGTGTCTATGTCTCAAGCAGTCTCGACACAAATCCTTCTTTATTTCTATATGACTGAAGTTTGCGACTTTTAACTAGCTGACCGGGCTAGTTTTGACCTCGTTTAACCCCTTCTTTGGTCACTGTAATCTGTAGAAATCTCCAGTGTCGTCCTCCCTAAGACTTGGCAGTTATACCCTTTTCACTGGAAATGTTTCTACAAACAGGCAGCTTCAGGAGAACTTTAATTGTAGTTCTCAGCTAGTGACATGGTATGAGCTACTCGCCAACGGCTTACGACTAATTGCTTAACTTAAGAATATACAGTTCTAGACCAGAACTAATCTAAGATGATATAAAGTTGGTTCGCTGCTTAAACCAGTATTGCA includes:
- a CDS encoding AI-2E family transporter, encoding MKFGQWLGLLIFAIALYILWQIRQVVLLIFASVVLATVLNRVVRSIQRYRINRGIAIAMTMTVLLALIAGFFAVIVPRIIDQLKELVALVPAISDRIRIWYNWLQTVVPGQVFEEVNLLNNLAGQLQTLLAQILGNVLLLVNISLTAILSFLLFFVVTIMLLADPAPYRRILILTFPAFYRRRVDQILRECEAALIGWIRGTLITMCFVALFSFVGLSVLRVPLPLVNAALAGILEFIPNIGPTLSVFPPALLALLDAPWKAVAVIGLYVVIQQVESLILVPLIMQQEVSLLPVFTILAVVVFAGFFGFLGLFLAIPLLIVTQIWLKEVLVKDVLDQWRGKAPSDRKAYLSSVDDTKLDV